A region of Gammaproteobacteria bacterium DNA encodes the following proteins:
- the cas10 gene encoding type III-B CRISPR-associated protein Cas10/Cmr2 yields the protein MSDLWKTKLKARLHEPFTEPLTKVLKLDGANEDAIDYAEKWAVAADRPQWLKAPWTELNWNEEPHLLHPLSGDELDLSELGFASCDEKSVTNAVVEHVKKLTKGVDGDAHKSHLALWRFSSDLFSVEDPAAQKLAALWRMTPSDGRVPDHSVADHSDLTSAFAGAFNQDSEGGAALLALAIGPVQSFIAAARSTSDLWAGSHLLARLSWETMKPVVKALGPDAILFPRLRGVPLVDLWLRDECDLPAEWFESCDWQQESNDSNPLFSAALPNRFVAVVPADQAKALAEECETHVRQWLQDKGKKVVDRLLKEVDERQDESLYCYQQMREQLAGFPEVHWSAVPFSLIKVQDKARQTDLDTKPLQTSMAPLFGVAENEESGFLDTEVWQTLKKEMVWKDGSSFIVPTPGVLYPAVFDLAERVLASAKSLRQFDQLEQKGWRCSLSGEGEWLTTDKTQLKKSYRQQENTLWAKIAKERPAWAKKGEHLAALPALKRLWPTLFAEEVGRVLRRKTVDRYVVSTHSMALVHQLDRWLELPGLPPTAFQRACEEHGPATGIALPKRLVERHRSGGKLKQAKQLLGLLELASESDEANTAEEIRTVVADTLGEALDSGVRQETYYSLLLMDGDRMGKILSGDEQHSMTYAESFHRSMKEGFNAEVKKNQSLKKYAEQKRAVSPSRHMAISGALNDFSQKIVRYVVEEEHLGKLIYAGGDDVLAMLPVADLLPAADRLRQAYSGIAEGEQTEDSQLKGLILDSGFALLDGVLYRTMGSTATVSAGLVVVHHQAPLQQAMTVLHSAETAAKKAGRNCFHLKIIKRSGNLLQLTLPWGAVTQASYALHPLKLLLRLCAYLRDEAVSRRAVFHSLAWMKDLPEPQGDAEMLATLLAYQLKRQAGDKKSVSDYHNLDGLAQDLARLAACYNDIAAQTKKLVGIKPEARKEKKKRTLGLAYLANFMAVAEFLAREGRGKDDANRGAEA from the coding sequence ATGAGTGATTTATGGAAAACAAAATTAAAAGCGCGGCTGCACGAACCCTTTACCGAGCCGCTGACGAAGGTATTGAAATTGGACGGAGCCAATGAAGATGCCATTGATTACGCCGAAAAGTGGGCCGTAGCTGCTGATCGTCCCCAATGGCTCAAAGCGCCTTGGACAGAGTTGAACTGGAACGAAGAGCCCCATTTACTGCACCCCTTGAGTGGAGATGAACTGGATCTGAGCGAGCTGGGTTTTGCCAGCTGTGATGAAAAAAGCGTGACCAACGCGGTGGTGGAACACGTTAAAAAATTGACCAAAGGTGTGGACGGCGATGCACACAAAAGTCACTTGGCGCTGTGGCGTTTTAGCTCCGACCTCTTTTCTGTTGAGGATCCGGCGGCGCAAAAATTAGCCGCACTGTGGCGCATGACCCCTTCCGATGGTCGAGTGCCCGATCACAGCGTGGCGGATCACAGCGACCTTACGTCCGCTTTTGCTGGTGCGTTTAACCAAGATTCAGAAGGAGGGGCAGCCCTGCTGGCCCTGGCCATCGGACCGGTGCAGTCTTTTATTGCCGCTGCTCGCTCCACCTCTGATTTATGGGCAGGGTCGCACCTGTTGGCGCGACTCTCTTGGGAGACGATGAAACCAGTGGTTAAAGCACTGGGGCCTGATGCCATTTTGTTCCCGCGTCTGCGCGGAGTGCCTTTGGTCGATCTCTGGTTGCGCGATGAGTGTGACTTGCCTGCTGAGTGGTTTGAGTCCTGTGACTGGCAGCAAGAGTCGAATGATTCTAATCCGCTCTTTTCCGCCGCCTTGCCGAACCGTTTTGTGGCGGTGGTGCCAGCGGATCAGGCAAAAGCACTGGCAGAAGAGTGCGAAACGCATGTGCGCCAGTGGTTGCAGGACAAAGGCAAAAAGGTGGTGGATCGTCTGCTGAAAGAGGTGGATGAGAGGCAAGATGAGTCTCTTTATTGTTATCAGCAGATGCGCGAACAGTTGGCGGGTTTCCCCGAAGTGCATTGGTCGGCGGTGCCTTTTTCACTGATTAAAGTACAAGATAAAGCGCGGCAAACGGATCTGGATACGAAGCCGTTGCAGACCAGCATGGCTCCGCTGTTTGGGGTTGCTGAGAATGAAGAGAGTGGGTTTTTAGATACAGAGGTGTGGCAAACCCTGAAAAAAGAGATGGTCTGGAAAGACGGCAGCTCCTTTATTGTTCCCACCCCTGGGGTGCTTTATCCGGCGGTGTTTGATCTGGCTGAGCGGGTGTTGGCCTCGGCCAAATCCCTGCGTCAATTTGATCAGTTGGAGCAAAAAGGCTGGCGCTGTTCTTTGAGTGGTGAGGGAGAGTGGTTGACCACCGACAAGACGCAGTTGAAAAAATCCTATCGCCAACAAGAGAATACCTTATGGGCAAAGATTGCTAAAGAACGCCCCGCTTGGGCAAAAAAAGGCGAACACCTCGCGGCGCTGCCCGCGCTGAAACGGCTCTGGCCGACGCTGTTTGCCGAAGAGGTGGGGCGGGTTTTGAGGCGTAAAACCGTTGATCGTTATGTGGTCTCCACCCACAGCATGGCGCTGGTGCATCAACTGGATCGCTGGTTGGAGCTGCCGGGTTTGCCGCCAACAGCGTTTCAACGCGCCTGTGAGGAGCATGGACCTGCAACGGGCATTGCTCTGCCAAAACGTTTAGTGGAGCGTCATCGCAGTGGCGGTAAATTAAAACAGGCCAAGCAGTTGCTGGGTTTGTTGGAATTGGCCTCGGAGTCTGATGAGGCGAACACAGCCGAAGAGATTCGAACGGTGGTGGCGGATACCTTGGGCGAGGCGCTGGACAGTGGCGTTCGTCAGGAGACCTATTACAGCCTGTTGCTGATGGACGGTGATCGCATGGGCAAAATTCTCTCAGGGGATGAGCAGCACAGCATGACTTATGCTGAGAGTTTTCATCGTTCAATGAAAGAGGGTTTTAATGCCGAGGTAAAAAAGAATCAGTCCTTAAAAAAATATGCAGAACAAAAACGGGCGGTCTCTCCCAGTCGGCACATGGCCATTTCAGGCGCATTGAATGATTTTTCACAGAAAATCGTGCGTTATGTGGTGGAGGAGGAGCATCTGGGTAAGCTGATCTACGCGGGTGGCGATGATGTGTTGGCGATGTTGCCGGTGGCGGATCTGTTGCCTGCGGCGGATCGGCTCAGGCAAGCCTATTCGGGGATCGCTGAAGGTGAGCAAACAGAAGATTCGCAACTCAAAGGTTTGATCCTCGACAGCGGCTTTGCCCTATTAGACGGCGTGCTCTATCGAACCATGGGTTCCACCGCCACGGTCAGTGCGGGGCTGGTGGTGGTGCATCATCAAGCGCCGTTGCAGCAGGCCATGACGGTGTTGCATTCGGCGGAGACGGCGGCGAAAAAGGCAGGGCGGAACTGTTTTCATCTGAAGATCATCAAGCGTTCCGGCAACTTACTGCAATTGACTTTACCTTGGGGGGCGGTGACGCAAGCCTCTTATGCCCTGCATCCGCTGAAACTGCTGCTGCGACTCTGTGCCTATCTGCGCGATGAGGCGGTCTCACGGCGAGCGGTGTTTCACAGCTTGGCGTGGATGAAAGATCTGCCCGAACCGCAGGGCGATGCGGAGATGTTAGCGACTCTGTTGGCCTATCAACTTAAACGGCAAGCCGGTGATAAAAAATCGGTCAGTGATTATCACAATTTGGACGGCTTGGCGCAGGATTTGGCACGTTTGGCTGCCTGTTACAACGATATTGCAGCGCAGACAAAGAAGCTCGTTGGAATAAAACCTGAGGCTCGAAAAGAGAAGAAAAAACGTACTTTGGGGCTGGCGTATCTGGCCAACTTTATGGCGGTAGCGGAATTTTTAGCCCGTGAAGGGCGAGGCAAAGACGATGCAAACAGAGGAGCAGAGGCATGA
- a CDS encoding type III-B CRISPR module-associated Cmr3 family protein, with translation MSTYHFIEPLDLLFLRGNKLFGAAGSYGESQVPPWPSVAAGAVRSSILLHDKVDLKAFSKGKVTHHELGTPTNPGSFRVTDFRLARRTDGNIEAFYPMPVDLVVSEKESGEVTVSRLTPSKAPEGVSSSFSLAKLPLLVEPERCKPSSSYWVKEAGWWCYLEGKVPQADELIKTDALWKMQERTGIALDGQRGAVKEGHLFTVQGVAFAEHVGFLLATSGVKVSSSHLRFGGDGRGAELTAEVDFASPLPDYKKMLRDKRCRVVLTSPGLFEHGWRLPGMAEDGAFELRGVKGTVCSAALSRSEVVSGWDLAKGCPKTALRSAGIGSVYWLENLEATPEALAGLLQQGLWDEKVDLARQAEGFNRFQFAIYEGKK, from the coding sequence ATGAGCACCTATCATTTTATTGAACCCTTGGATCTGCTTTTTCTGCGCGGCAATAAACTCTTTGGTGCGGCGGGCAGCTACGGTGAATCACAGGTGCCACCGTGGCCTTCGGTGGCCGCTGGGGCGGTACGCAGCTCCATTTTATTGCATGATAAGGTGGATCTGAAGGCGTTTTCAAAGGGCAAGGTGACGCATCATGAATTGGGTACACCAACGAACCCTGGTTCTTTTCGGGTCACAGATTTTCGTTTGGCACGGCGAACGGATGGGAACATTGAGGCGTTTTACCCCATGCCCGTCGATTTGGTGGTCAGCGAGAAAGAGAGCGGTGAGGTCACGGTGAGTCGTCTCACGCCGAGCAAAGCCCCTGAGGGGGTCAGCAGCTCTTTCTCTTTGGCCAAATTGCCGCTGCTGGTGGAGCCTGAACGCTGTAAACCCTCTTCGAGTTATTGGGTGAAAGAAGCGGGTTGGTGGTGTTATCTGGAGGGCAAAGTACCTCAGGCTGATGAGCTGATTAAAACCGACGCGCTGTGGAAAATGCAAGAGCGTACCGGCATTGCGCTGGATGGGCAAAGGGGGGCGGTGAAAGAGGGGCATCTTTTTACTGTGCAGGGGGTGGCCTTTGCAGAGCATGTTGGTTTTTTGCTGGCGACTTCTGGAGTGAAGGTCAGCAGCAGCCATCTGCGTTTTGGCGGCGATGGTCGTGGGGCTGAATTAACGGCGGAGGTGGATTTTGCTTCGCCGTTGCCTGATTACAAAAAAATGCTGCGGGATAAGCGGTGTCGTGTGGTGTTGACCTCGCCTGGTTTGTTTGAGCACGGTTGGCGTTTGCCCGGCATGGCGGAGGACGGTGCGTTTGAGCTGCGCGGGGTGAAGGGCACGGTCTGTTCGGCGGCGCTCTCCCGTTCTGAGGTGGTCTCTGGTTGGGATTTGGCCAAAGGTTGCCCAAAAACAGCCTTGAGATCAGCGGGCATCGGCAGCGTCTATTGGTTGGAAAATTTAGAGGCGACCCCAGAGGCGTTGGCGGGGCTGCTCCAGCAGGGTCTTTGGGATGAAAAAGTGGATTTAGCGCGCCAAGCCGAGGGCTTTAATCGGTTCCAATTTGCGATTTATGAAGGAAAAAAATAA
- the cmr4 gene encoding type III-B CRISPR module RAMP protein Cmr4 — translation MFEKKAVLFLYSVSPVHMGAGTATGVIDSPIQREGHSNHPSFAGSGIKGALRHGFEALGGDPTLIKTLFGPEPSSDDLHAGALSFGDAQLIAFPVRSLRGGFVYITSPQALARAQRLLALTGNAVNWTIPKVDEGKCLVLNEALLSDDKKLHLEAFEYEQKAEQDGLKALAENLADRALPKSDEFQFFREKLGQDLVVLSDTDFDYFVENATVIEPHVRIDPQTGSAEDGGLFYTENLPPESLLIAPLLASQSRSDEAMSAENVYLTMRNILGCEKGRLVQLGGDATTGRGLVVVRVEGV, via the coding sequence ATGTTTGAAAAAAAAGCGGTGCTGTTTCTTTATTCGGTGAGTCCGGTTCACATGGGCGCGGGTACGGCAACAGGGGTGATTGATAGCCCCATTCAACGAGAAGGTCACAGCAACCACCCCAGCTTTGCCGGTTCGGGGATTAAGGGGGCGTTGCGCCACGGTTTCGAGGCGTTGGGTGGTGATCCGACGTTGATCAAGACGCTCTTTGGGCCTGAACCTAGCAGTGATGATCTTCATGCGGGGGCATTGAGTTTTGGTGATGCTCAGTTGATCGCGTTTCCGGTGCGCAGTTTGCGCGGCGGTTTTGTTTACATCACCTCGCCACAGGCTCTTGCACGAGCGCAACGGCTGTTGGCCTTGACGGGTAATGCGGTTAACTGGACGATTCCCAAGGTTGATGAGGGGAAGTGTTTGGTGCTGAACGAGGCGTTATTGAGTGATGATAAAAAACTGCATTTGGAAGCCTTTGAATATGAGCAAAAGGCTGAGCAAGATGGGTTAAAGGCTTTAGCGGAAAATTTAGCTGATCGCGCCTTACCAAAGAGTGATGAGTTTCAATTTTTCCGTGAAAAATTAGGCCAAGATTTGGTGGTGCTGAGCGATACGGATTTTGACTATTTTGTGGAAAACGCCACGGTGATTGAACCGCACGTTCGTATTGATCCCCAGACGGGCAGTGCTGAAGATGGCGGGCTGTTTTACACTGAAAATTTGCCGCCAGAGTCGCTGTTGATTGCGCCGTTATTGGCGAGTCAAAGCCGTTCTGATGAGGCGATGAGCGCAGAAAATGTTTATCTGACAATGAGAAATATTCTGGGTTGTGAGAAAGGTCGCTTGGTGCAGTTGGGTGGTGATGCCACCACGGGACGGGGTTTGGTCGTGGTTCGAGTCGAGGGGGTTTAA
- the cmr5 gene encoding type III-B CRISPR module-associated protein Cmr5, which yields MGRYKKNVPPKIKPAVKVSQRVPAKSAPKQQTLEQTLEQKRAEHAWTKSAEGVALHGKDYVNSVKGLPALIMNSGLMQTLAFLQQKGGRHELLSLHLRQWLQFTVRNV from the coding sequence ATGGGCAGATACAAGAAAAACGTACCGCCTAAAATAAAACCGGCGGTGAAGGTGAGTCAGCGTGTACCGGCAAAATCAGCGCCTAAGCAGCAGACCTTGGAGCAGACCTTGGAGCAGAAACGTGCTGAGCACGCTTGGACTAAATCGGCAGAGGGAGTGGCACTGCATGGTAAGGATTACGTCAACAGTGTTAAGGGGTTACCTGCACTGATTATGAACAGCGGTTTAATGCAGACCTTGGCCTTTTTGCAGCAAAAAGGCGGGCGGCATGAACTGTTGTCTCTGCATCTGCGCCAGTGGTTGCAGTTTACAGTACGAAACGTCTGA
- the cmr6 gene encoding type III-B CRISPR module RAMP protein Cmr6 — protein MSKGLAAVPQYLGDQFQTASPGMRFGYYLPLWMEGSFKRLEDKTDALKKACAFTEADKQHVKRLVERQAAMAKMLSAERLCRLEAESTAPFSTGLGNEHPLENGFAFLNPYGLPYLAGSGVKGVLRQAARELAGLGEYEWELESRWDQACMDALFGKEDSNNAQRGALQFWDVIPDLKALEVEVMTPHQGHYYKAADQPHDSGQPIPINFVTVPATTNFVFHVVCDETLLHRVAPNLLQEWQTLLEEAFEHAFEWLGFGAKTAVGYGAMKRDLRAEDAHREELEEQQQEEEESAYLATLSPVERDIEGVCKKHKGNNPASALLKKLDAGEWQSPEDQRLVAEKIRSLWQAEKKWNPDFSGKNKAKVKQKKHCETVLNYLDG, from the coding sequence ATGAGTAAGGGATTGGCGGCAGTACCGCAGTATTTGGGTGATCAATTTCAGACGGCTTCGCCTGGGATGCGCTTTGGCTATTACTTACCCTTATGGATGGAAGGGAGCTTTAAGCGGTTGGAGGATAAAACCGACGCGCTAAAAAAAGCCTGTGCCTTTACCGAGGCTGATAAACAGCATGTGAAGAGGCTGGTGGAGCGACAAGCGGCGATGGCAAAGATGCTGTCGGCGGAGCGTTTGTGTCGGTTGGAGGCGGAATCAACCGCGCCTTTTTCCACTGGCTTAGGCAATGAACACCCACTGGAAAATGGCTTTGCCTTTCTGAACCCGTACGGTCTGCCCTATTTGGCGGGCAGTGGGGTGAAGGGGGTGCTGCGTCAAGCGGCGCGGGAGCTGGCGGGGCTGGGTGAGTACGAATGGGAGCTTGAGTCAAGGTGGGATCAGGCCTGTATGGATGCCCTGTTTGGCAAAGAGGACAGCAACAATGCCCAGCGTGGCGCGTTGCAGTTTTGGGATGTGATTCCTGATTTGAAGGCGTTGGAGGTGGAGGTGATGACCCCGCATCAGGGGCATTATTATAAAGCCGCTGATCAGCCTCACGATTCGGGACAGCCGATTCCGATTAACTTTGTGACCGTACCCGCGACGACGAATTTTGTGTTTCATGTGGTCTGTGATGAGACGTTGTTGCACCGTGTTGCCCCGAACCTGTTACAGGAGTGGCAGACTTTGCTGGAAGAGGCGTTTGAACATGCCTTTGAGTGGCTGGGATTTGGCGCGAAAACGGCGGTGGGTTATGGGGCGATGAAGCGGGATCTGAGGGCAGAAGATGCGCACCGGGAAGAGTTGGAGGAGCAGCAGCAAGAAGAGGAAGAGTCGGCTTATTTGGCGACGTTATCGCCTGTGGAACGTGATATTGAGGGGGTGTGTAAAAAGCACAAGGGGAACAACCCTGCTTCAGCGTTGCTGAAAAAGCTGGACGCGGGAGAGTGGCAAAGCCCAGAGGATCAGCGACTTGTTGCAGAAAAAATTCGTTCTCTTTGGCAAGCTGAAAAAAAGTGGAACCCCGATTTTTCGGGAAAAAACAAAGCCAAAGTAAAGCAGAAAAAGCACTGTGAGACAGTATTGAATTACCTTGATGGGTAA
- a CDS encoding radical SAM protein → MKRVNKVMFQGSTKAIKLRLLLTNRCTASCDYCHNEGQDKQAARSRLSLQTIRDILDNLAAAGQRLDEIVLSGGEPTLHSQLSEVAALCRVHTDHLSMDSHLGHPKLLAAALPHLDELKIHLDSFDAAEQQRSMGIALAPVLESIDLAQKFPIQLCINHPFMAVESTRHFIRKSAALGINCKIIELFEDERSVPLAALQLERMGYRWQRDGVWSNAAGHQLFTKRCGAEHNVDHGSLFVGADGIRYAVDGPVVGDAERFAEFLAPSAQGVLDRCEAA, encoded by the coding sequence ATGAAGAGAGTGAATAAGGTCATGTTTCAGGGTTCCACTAAGGCGATTAAATTGCGCTTGCTGCTTACCAACCGCTGTACGGCGAGTTGTGATTATTGCCACAACGAAGGGCAGGATAAACAGGCGGCGCGTTCTCGTCTCTCGTTGCAGACCATTCGTGACATTCTGGATAACTTGGCGGCGGCAGGGCAACGCTTGGATGAGATTGTGCTCAGTGGTGGTGAACCGACGTTGCATTCGCAGCTTTCTGAGGTGGCGGCGTTGTGTCGTGTGCATACGGATCACCTGTCGATGGATTCGCACTTGGGGCATCCTAAATTGCTGGCGGCGGCGTTGCCTCATCTGGATGAGTTGAAGATTCACCTCGACTCTTTCGATGCCGCCGAGCAGCAGCGGAGCATGGGCATTGCGTTGGCTCCGGTGTTGGAGAGCATCGACCTGGCGCAGAAATTCCCCATTCAGCTCTGCATTAATCACCCGTTTATGGCCGTTGAGAGTACGCGCCATTTCATCAGAAAAAGTGCGGCGCTGGGGATCAATTGCAAAATCATTGAGCTGTTTGAGGATGAGCGCAGCGTGCCGTTGGCGGCGTTGCAGTTGGAGCGGATGGGGTATCGCTGGCAGCGGGATGGCGTTTGGAGCAATGCGGCAGGGCATCAACTGTTTACCAAGCGGTGTGGGGCTGAGCATAACGTGGATCATGGAAGTCTGTTTGTTGGTGCCGATGGCATTCGTTACGCGGTGGATGGGCCGGTGGTGGGTGACGCGGAGCGGTTTGCGGAGTTTTTAGCGCCTTCGGCTCAGGGTGTGTTGGATCGTTGTGAGGCGGCGTAG
- the cas2 gene encoding CRISPR-associated endonuclease Cas2: MKERSLYLLAYDIGSPSRSRRALKLIKAHAIGRQKSVFECLLNRREKQSLMADLAAVLDQQEDYFLLLPLQAKEGSYPLGLASRVMTSDCYLIG, translated from the coding sequence ATGAAAGAGCGGTCTCTGTACCTTTTGGCCTATGACATTGGCAGCCCGAGCCGTTCACGGCGGGCGTTGAAATTGATTAAGGCGCACGCCATCGGACGGCAAAAGTCGGTGTTTGAGTGTCTGTTAAATCGGCGTGAGAAGCAGAGCTTGATGGCGGATTTGGCGGCGGTGTTGGATCAGCAGGAGGATTATTTTCTGTTGCTGCCTTTGCAGGCAAAAGAGGGCAGCTACCCTTTGGGGTTGGCTTCTCGGGTGATGACTTCCGATTGTTATTTGATAGGTTAG
- a CDS encoding CRISPR-associated endonuclease Cas1, whose amino-acid sequence MSTLYLDRKNVQLSVSGGQLLVREPEAKLRSIPLKLLERVVIRHATQMESTLLGVFAEAGVALLCLSARNGRRTGRGLILCWGFIMSRVMAVSRWRVM is encoded by the coding sequence ATGAGTACGCTTTATTTGGATCGAAAAAATGTGCAGTTGAGTGTCAGCGGTGGGCAATTGTTGGTGCGGGAGCCGGAGGCTAAATTACGCAGCATTCCGTTGAAGTTGCTGGAGCGGGTGGTGATTCGTCATGCGACGCAGATGGAGAGCACGTTGTTGGGGGTGTTTGCGGAGGCGGGGGTGGCGTTGCTCTGTTTGAGTGCGCGTAACGGTCGGCGCACGGGGCGGGGCTTGATCCTTTGTTGGGGTTTTATCATGAGCCGAGTTATGGCCGTGAGTCGTTGGCGTGTGATGTGA
- a CDS encoding CRISPR-associated endonuclease Cas1 encodes MGFYHEPSYGRESLACDVMEPLRPRLDRWVWRLFRQRVLLPEHFVWDKGACLLNKEGRQKFYPRFEVAARLWRRYLRQQSYALAKELTAMEVVK; translated from the coding sequence TTGGGGTTTTATCATGAGCCGAGTTATGGCCGTGAGTCGTTGGCGTGTGATGTGATGGAGCCGTTGCGTCCGCGTTTGGATCGCTGGGTGTGGCGGTTGTTTCGGCAGCGGGTGTTGTTGCCGGAGCATTTTGTCTGGGATAAGGGGGCGTGTTTGTTGAACAAGGAGGGGCGGCAGAAATTTTACCCTAGGTTTGAGGTGGCGGCTCGGTTGTGGCGGCGTTATTTGCGTCAGCAGAGTTACGCTTTGGCGAAGGAGTTGACGGCGATGGAGGTTGTGAAATGA
- the cas2 gene encoding CRISPR-associated endonuclease Cas2 — protein sequence MKRRAYLAAYDIADSKRLRRVAKCLSQVGIRMQYSLFYLPLSVVERVALLQELAGLIKADEDDVRLYPVPKRGKITVLGREPFPDDIVLLDGEHNVLRWEA from the coding sequence ATGAAGCGACGGGCGTATTTGGCGGCGTATGACATTGCGGATTCGAAGCGGTTGCGGCGGGTGGCGAAGTGTCTTTCTCAGGTGGGGATTCGGATGCAGTATTCGCTCTTTTATCTGCCGTTGTCGGTGGTGGAGCGGGTGGCGTTGTTGCAGGAGTTGGCGGGGTTGATTAAGGCCGATGAGGATGATGTGCGCCTCTATCCGGTACCGAAGCGGGGCAAGATTACGGTGTTGGGACGTGAGCCGTTTCCTGATGATATTGTGCTGTTGGACGGTGAGCATAATGTGTTGCGTTGGGAGGCATAA
- a CDS encoding YkgJ family cysteine cluster protein, producing MSDYSATKIIPLETKCTLCTQSLCCNYITQKIKTPRSKLDFEHLLWQVSHKNVSLFKDKDEWLLCFNSPCEHLTHEGNCGIYHQRPTICREHSNDYCEYDAPAEEGFEFYFPDYESLLLFCKKRFKRWNVTAP from the coding sequence GTGTCCGATTATTCAGCGACTAAAATTATTCCCTTAGAGACCAAATGCACTCTCTGCACCCAATCTCTGTGCTGCAATTACATTACCCAAAAGATCAAAACACCGCGTTCCAAACTCGATTTTGAACATCTGCTTTGGCAGGTCTCACACAAAAACGTAAGCCTCTTTAAAGACAAAGACGAATGGCTGCTCTGTTTTAACAGCCCCTGTGAGCATCTGACCCATGAGGGCAATTGCGGCATCTATCATCAACGCCCCACCATCTGCCGCGAACACAGCAACGACTACTGTGAATACGACGCACCTGCCGAAGAGGGTTTTGAGTTCTATTTTCCCGACTACGAAAGCCTGCTGCTCTTTTGCAAAAAACGCTTTAAACGCTGGAACGTCACCGCCCCGTAG
- a CDS encoding cold-shock protein: MSNVTGTVKWFNEEKGYGFISQDDGGADVFVHFRAISGEGFKTLAEGQKVTFEVEQGPKGLQAANVVAQ, from the coding sequence ATGTCTAACGTAACTGGTACGGTTAAGTGGTTTAACGAAGAAAAAGGTTATGGTTTCATCTCTCAGGACGACGGCGGCGCTGACGTTTTCGTTCATTTTCGTGCGATTTCTGGTGAAGGCTTCAAAACCCTCGCAGAAGGCCAAAAAGTGACCTTCGAAGTTGAGCAAGGCCCTAAAGGTCTGCAGGCTGCTAACGTAGTCGCTCAATAA
- a CDS encoding type II secretion system protein N, producing the protein MKLRYLLPLLLVSYLLALLINLPASRLLGWVDINPLQLHGISGSLLNGHANRLQIDPEQKIDNLNWHITLSSLFKARLGAHMEFGYLGGQGNGHGAVSASQSLYLSETRFEIAAKQLEALLPLPLATFSGQISAVIDNAIIKQSGPEAINGRLFWSKASLTTPMPATVKLGDVQALISTENELIQLQLSNTGGDLSLKGKLTLTPAGNYDLDLKITPARNVSRAILNGLSQMTRRQSDGSYRIKDKGQIKELL; encoded by the coding sequence ATGAAGCTTCGTTACCTGCTGCCCCTGTTGCTGGTCAGCTACCTGCTCGCCCTGCTGATCAATCTGCCCGCCAGCCGTCTGCTCGGTTGGGTCGATATTAACCCTCTGCAACTGCACGGCATCTCCGGCAGCCTGCTCAACGGCCACGCCAATCGCCTGCAGATCGACCCAGAACAAAAAATAGACAACCTAAATTGGCACATCACCCTCAGCAGCCTGTTCAAAGCCCGTCTCGGCGCACACATGGAGTTTGGCTACCTCGGCGGTCAAGGCAACGGCCATGGGGCTGTTTCAGCCAGTCAGAGCCTGTACCTAAGCGAGACCCGTTTTGAGATCGCCGCCAAACAACTGGAAGCTCTGCTGCCGCTGCCACTGGCCACCTTCTCCGGTCAGATCAGCGCCGTGATCGACAATGCCATTATTAAACAGAGTGGCCCTGAGGCGATCAACGGTCGCCTCTTCTGGAGCAAAGCCAGTCTCACCACACCCATGCCCGCCACGGTCAAGCTGGGAGATGTACAGGCACTCATCAGCACCGAGAACGAATTGATCCAGCTGCAACTGAGCAACACCGGCGGTGACCTCTCTCTGAAGGGCAAGCTGACTCTGACACCTGCGGGCAATTATGACCTTGATCTGAAAATCACCCCCGCTCGTAACGTTTCCAGAGCCATTCTCAATGGCCTCAGCCAGATGACGCGACGGCAGTCTGATGGAAGCTATCGAATCAAGGACAAAGGCCAGATTAAGGAGCTGCTTTAA
- the gspM gene encoding type II secretion system protein GspM — MKLWFSQLVPREQKWVLMGGSLLLLTLIYLLLIEPALLAREQRQNSVKALQQELLWMQQSQQEALSLGAGQTNSGTRSNGQAPYIIVDAAIRRARLGTPERIDPQGKKGTKVQFAQVDFNQLMNMLADLELNHGLRVISANISKMQAGKVNARISVERGDK; from the coding sequence ATGAAACTCTGGTTTTCTCAGCTCGTACCACGAGAACAAAAATGGGTGCTGATGGGCGGCTCTCTGCTGCTGCTCACTTTAATCTACTTGCTGCTGATCGAACCTGCTCTGCTCGCACGAGAACAGCGCCAAAACAGCGTCAAGGCGCTGCAACAAGAGCTGCTCTGGATGCAGCAATCCCAGCAAGAAGCCCTCTCTCTCGGTGCTGGACAAACCAACAGCGGCACGCGCAGCAATGGCCAAGCACCCTACATTATTGTTGATGCCGCCATTCGCCGTGCGCGCCTCGGCACGCCGGAGCGCATTGACCCACAAGGAAAAAAAGGCACCAAAGTGCAATTTGCTCAGGTGGACTTTAACCAACTGATGAACATGCTCGCGGATCTGGAACTGAACCACGGCCTGCGGGTCATCAGCGCCAACATCAGCAAAATGCAAGCGGGCAAGGTCAACGCCCGCATCAGCGTAGAAAGGGGTGATAAATGA